In Brassica napus cultivar Da-Ae chromosome A3, Da-Ae, whole genome shotgun sequence, the sequence gttcatcattctaaaactcttcaacctctctctaatctctttgacttgaaaacaccaaactttatatgaatttttcagttttgtctcatgtatttcttactaatctatctcttttgcaggtttttaatcaaatggtactcatcttccactaatttaaaggtagatctattaattttagatatgtatttttgtgtgttctataaatgtagatttatctaatcttccactcattttctctatttttaagtcatttgaacgtttttggatatgcagatttttcagatctggatttgatatgcaggtttttcagatctggaagacttctgggacgacttacctgttagtcgtctggaagtcgtctggacttcttggaagtcttctgacaaagtcgtctggacttccaggaagtcgtctggatttttttctgagcgttttggtaagttcttatgtctgatttttcttcatttggtaacttcttgttgtataaagttcttacttttttctcaaactaaaactctctaaacccactctaatctctttgacttgaaaacaccaaactttatatgaatttttcagttttgtctcatgtctttcttactaatctatcttttttgcaggtttttaattagatggtactcatcttccactaatttaaaggtagatctattatttttagatatgtatttttgtgtgttctgtaaaggtagatttatctaatcttccactcattttttctgtttttaagccatttgaacgtttttgaatatgcaggtttttcagatttggatttaatatgcaggtttttcagatctggaagacttctgggacgacttacctgttagtcgtctggaagtcgtctggaagtcatctggaagtcgtctggacttcctaaaagtcgtctggacttcctgtaaagttgtctggaagtcgtctgaacttcctaaaagtcttctgacaaagtcgtctgaacttcttggaagtcgtctggacttcttagaagtcgtctggacttcttaaaagtcgtctggtcttgtctactcaagtggaatccaagcttgtctttgtagaggaatgatctataatagttttgtttgtggtctgttttgtgaattgcatgtcgactcttttagttgtgaattttttgtaaaatcagtaataatgttttccaagatgtattaaatgtgctaacaatgtgtttacacatttacaaatcaatgaaataatatactTCAGTagcatttttcttatctttggatctctcatatgcaataataaactccaatggcctttttctcatcttaataaacaagaatgttggtagcttcatattgatacaacattttaagaagcatttaacccttcttccaactcataacaacagtcatcattattgtctataacaataatacttaaaagatggaaacaaacaatagtaactagttaaagcatatcatatttttttataagtttgtgttgaaaaacttagtaaaactaagggagagaacatattttgtaaatatgagttttacatatcttgaagttacttatcactcttaaaaatacaagttattcaaaaactaacgtagaagacttaaaaactagcggagaagacgcggacgacttcaatctaagttgtctagacgactaaactatacgtcgtctggtcaacgcagaggttatttttgcaattgactttgaaatctgttatttcggacgactgaaagttaagtcgtctactattgtttggttaaaaaaaaactccaaaaaagctagacgatttacatttcagtcgtcagacgttagttttgcatttgactggattatttcagaagtttgactttttggacgacttacatttcagtcgtctaatgaaaattaaaataataatatttttttaaaagtagacgacttacagttaagtcgtcataggttagttttgcaattgaaaaaaaaaacttcaagatttaattatatacagacgacttataattcagtcgtccacgagacgactgaaatgtaagtcgtccaggatttaccaggtttgaaatgtaagtcgtctggtggacgactgaattataagtcgtctgtgtataattaaatcttgaagtttttttttcaattgcaaaactaacctatgactacttaattgtaagtcgtttacttttaaaaaaaaatattattattttaattttcgccagacgactgaaatgtaagtcgtctggggaagtcaaacttctgaaattatccagtcaaatacaaaactaacctatgacgactgaaatgtaagtcgtctaggttctttggaaatttttttgaaaccaaacaatagtagacgacttaactttcagtcgtctcaggttacagatttcaaaatcaattgcaaaaataacctctgcgttgaccagacgacttccaggtaagtcgtctacagccagacgacttcccaagtaagtcgtctgacgaacatatctggaaaaaaactcgatgtcatatcttaaattggtgagataagttccttagcatacataaggcttctccaagcacatagaatcacaaacgaaagtcacccacccagaatcgttagcttctatgactctatgaaccataaaaaatttagaatcaaaatcttgggtttttttagctcattgtggagagaaagtgagagatatgttgtgtttagttcacaagaatggaaaaagaagaaggataaatcgattttgggagcattaagaacttcaaattggttgttcatggtggttgtggtattgatgacaatggcaatcttgtaattacttgaagatgatgagggtgagagagtaaagatgtcattttcaaaaaaaaaaaaaaaattgatggcattttcgtaaataatatgaacttgtggggtgaatagggcaaaaccaattttcaaaaaaaagggaggttagttttgtgtttgactttaagttgtaggtcaattttgcaaaaagtcCACTTTTCTTTCTCCTTTTACCACCTGAAATGTgtattgaaacaaaaaaaaaaaacattttaagatACAAAGCaggcaaacaaaaaataaatcttcataattaaaatcaagtttccTTAGAAACAACGTATTAGACAGGGGAAACAAAtttcatattaatattatgtGTTTCAGACACTTGAATGATGTAACTTTTTTTCTGATAATCCGGAATATCCGGCGGATTGAGACCCAACCGACTGATTCTTTGGGAGCCTGACCACTAGCACCAGCCAGACCCGATTGTTTGCAAGGGGAATTAGATACGCATGTCACCTGGTCACATGGATGGATAAATCTGAGTTGGCACAGATTCGAACCCAAGTCCCTTAGGGACACTTGGGATTTCATGCGCCATCCGAACACACCCATGTGGTTAACTTGTTAGCTgactataattatttttttgttaaaaggtAAAAACAATGTACATGTTCAGAAATAAGCGAGCAGTATGGTTTGACAAGCATGAAAAGAAATAATAGAAACCCAAGAATGCAAGAAAGAAGCATAGAAAACACCATCtgattatgtatatttataaacATCAAATAATGTAGTTCCATAAGCCCTATCTAATTTTGGTTTGGAAGGATAACATGGGAAATATTCAACTTATGGGGATGCAAAATTTAAGAAAGCGAGAGAGACTGTTTTACATTCGGAAGTGGAAGGAATGCGATGGCGATGGAGATCATGCTACAACATACATCATGTCAGAGCTTTAGGACATATTGTAAGAATTTGATCGCGATGATAAAAGAGCCTCAAGTTTGGCCAAGTTTTGCAACTGAGTTGGAGGCGATAAAGACACTAAAGATATGTTTTCCGGATTTCATGATATCTCATATCCTTATGgtacaaaatttaatttcagACTCTTTAGCTAAGATTGCGAGATCATTTCATAGAGAGTTTTGTTACATTGGTTGttttattccggtctggtattccggtctggttacccagaccaccttaAATTTGAGTAATGGAATAGCCGttcgttgtaaaaaaaaacacatctaataatatatagtgcCTCTACGAAATCAATATGGTTTTTATGATGAATTTAGtagtttataattgtttttaaaaatccagaatataatagaaaaatctaaattggtATTATAGAATTAATatgattattaaatttattcaataatataaaattaagcaAAAATGATAGaggatataaaaattattagcaAATCTATATTATTCAGTATCATtagttgtcatatatattttaaatcacatgAGATAattctgtaattttttttaaaaaaaaatgaatatttttgtaaattactaattatttttatggttaATTTAGTTAGAACTGTAGTGTTGTTTGGATAAACCAAATAATGAATGACATATATTGTaactatttttgtaaattaaacatatttatatgttGCATTTAAAAATCCTTCTAGTGataatcctactatataaaagagactaaattcaaggcttttgggactatccacctcagccaaaatattctcatccaaaaagaaatagaaatagacatcatttagaagataattaactaacatacgacttttgatatttctagaaatttcaaatttgtaactgctaatttattaatagaatcatatatctatattgaattatgttctatttttaatcgttagacttcaaaggtaaataaattactaatctataatatatatagtttataactttatattgtagttataaataaagagaaaataaccggggagggtgaagaagctcatgtacaattatgtaattaaaatggtaaaatagtGAGCATGATGAGGTGAATCTAtgaaaatttgttgtacaaattatggtgctttcttcgtccactataataatttaaaataaaatatatattcacataaataagtcaatatttgttgttttttttgggtaagatgttaagattatcattttctgaaaggttacactgttgtttttaaacaacttattacagcaaggaaacaaaaacaaccaacaacaactcaaggtaaaaaaagccttaaggaggtcttatacaagaaagataaaaagaagtagagaagaggagaaagaagaacttgccgggtaagagaggagacggtcacgcatcatacggtcgagagaggcaaggatgactgatgaaggtgaggagacagctgtgaacacacgagcattacgctctttccacagcaggtagatggctgactgaaagtagagcttgatgactggagtagcatgcgcatctgcgttgacgcgaggttgattgatccaTGCTGCAACAGAGTGTAGATCCGCCAGAGGAGAAATCTAAACTTAAGCAGCAAAAGGCTCTcatatcaagcgagagaaagagctctcaaagaagagatgatggtgagtctctatttccagattacaaaggacgcacgttcctgagacatttaacccccaacgcctcaagcgatcTTTGGTTGGCACTCTTCTCCGCAAAGCCAACCATGATATAAATGCATTAcgtggaatatgttccttgaaccaaatagtcTTATGCCAATATTTattgttgatagtgtttatattcttttctgacattaTTATCCATACTTTTTAGTAAACTtatccaaagagattagtttgtggagctaaccaaacgaggaatatagtgtttactttggaaaaagtaataggttgaatgatagatggcgtgcgtgctttttcacatggaaatctgcacatatattaaaattgtaagatttgaatcatagagaaaatatagtgtatatgactgaagttggttcattctgaaactaaagatggcaaaaattcttctttgtcaaaatgcatagatgtgaatcttatatgaatagagttctccaTTGCTTATAGCACTGTAATAAACTCtgtgtgtaaaggagaaaaaatgttatataagtgaaaacaaaaattatgattttttttcttgtgcttataggctcttcgcaatttgaCGAAGAAAGAATATATTGTGTGGAAATCTTTGGCTtggtcaaattttatccagttgtttataaaactgttgttatctgattcatgtaatttttcagtgttgatttaaaagcccaaaaaacctatctatactgactttttgatattttttttctgtgatttgaatttaaaaagagataaaactttcgataagttatgtaaactcggaacaagtatttagctttagaaagcatttacatgtttcaaacttataatatatacatactaggatcggcccgccctacgggcgggatattcTTTATATGTGAtctaagttattatttttttgtatgattttgtggTTCGTATTTTAGGTTTTCATTTGTAAGAAATGTgtatgataataatttttgtcttttaaaaaattttaggtgAAAAAGAATTATATGTGATAAGATATGTTTTGCTTGTTTACAATAGTTCTctgttcaaaattttaatttaattgtctttgcattttatttgaatatatatatatatcccacTATATAAAAGGAGCTATTTTTAAGCTTCCTAAAGCTAGCCACATGCTCAAAATAATCAGGGCCAATCAAATTGCCACGTCACTGCCAAATTGGGCTTCAAATTAAAATCACGATCGGGCTTCCTGTGCGCTAACTCATTCTCCGACTCCGTATTTTTGTTTTGCGCCATCAGCCGAAGTGAAGCCAAACTCAGATAATTCACTTTCACCCAGCCCAGCCCATTAATCCCATCAATCTGATAATTCACTTTATCCTAGCCCAGCCCATTAACCCTAATCTACGTATTGTTGAGACTCAAGCCAAAGCGCACACAGCTTTCTCATCCTCTGAATAACCTAATCGCCGTCTCCCCCATTTACCTTTTTCTCATGGAGACCCATCTCGAAGCCCATTCCCGAGCCACTCTCTTATAAGCATAATCCAGTGTTCTAAATATTtcgtgttaaattttttaaaacactcatatcttagaaatagtttagaaaatatctttatataaatgtttttttcttgaataatatttaattataatttttttgtatctttttaacttttataataaaattattgttttcagatagctacaaaatataaataagaattatcttatttttaaaatttttgataattttattatattattttaaaatcatttatttaatattaatataacatataaattttatatgattaaaataaatttcgtttttaattatatataaaattcattaagggtattattttaattaacacattagcgaatcagttagaaattaataataaaacaataacctatctaaaagtctaaaacctaataaaatatgacaaataagaaaaactaactaaattttaatataaaatagaaatttaatattactaataaaaaattcattttaatatatatataatattaattaagggtatttttaaattaataaattagtgacttagctaaaaataaataataaatcaatgatttagcgaaaacctaataaaaatatgacaaataagtaaatttactaaaattatggataatataaaatataattgattctttaatacaaaattaaaataagagttttgttaaataaaacataagtttgTCGTATCggtctaacaaaaaaaacaatcattaatAGTGTCGTAGGAATTATGTTTTTCCCATTAGCGAATAAAATTGAAGCATAGTGTTGGAGGATAACTCAACGTATAGACAAGATTACGGAGATTGACATGGGAGTTGAGGTAACGGACACAACTGTTCTTTCGCAAAGAAACGCTCATGCTAGATATCCTGGATAAATGAAAGAGACATATCTTGACTTGGCTTTGTGTTAATGGATGGTGACTTTCCAATGCTGTTTGGAGTAAGGACCGATACACACGCACCAAATCACCACTGCAAGCGGAAGCTGAAGGTTTGCTATGGGCAATGCAGGTGATACTGAAGTTTAGACACAGAGAGATGGTCTTTCAATCGACTGTGAACAACTGGTTATGCTCATTCAAAAGGAGAAAGATTGGCCTGTGTTGGACTCAGAGCTCAACGAAATACAGACTGTATCTACAGAATTTTCTGAACTTTCTATTGCTTATATTCCTAGAGCTTTAAAATTCCGTATGAATAGCCTAGCAAAAGGTGTCTGATCACGCGCATCTCAATCAGCTTTTGTAAACCCTTTTGCACCAAGTTGGCTAGCCCCACAAGCTAGCATGAGGATGtcaaaaaagagaataaagttaaaagtgaaactaaatatcccaatgaacaaatttatcagaagtccatatttatgtggatgtctatataggacaaacaattttttagacaattatagaatatagtcacgaaaatcaatcctaatatatataatttaaaaaaaccatcaaaattttcaatattacaccaaataagaatataaagaccaactatattctctttatgtataatgtgttgtggtaagattcaaaaaaattaacttactttacagtaaggaaaaactagatttttaattccgaatttacaataaaaacataacattttataaaactaaacaattgacataatagtacaaaaatatgaaaaaaaaaaatcaaaatactattcgcgcgtagcgcggacaaggaCCTAGTATATATAAGAATCTATAAGGTAGTATAGAAATTTGAAACcattttgttacttttttttgtattaaatttgaaatgttagaACTCATTGTTTGTTGTGggtttattatttgtaattgtAGATTTAATGATATGAGTTAGAAATTAACTAATTGTTCATTTTGATCTACTTTTTTTTCGTTTTGATCATTTAGGTTTTACGTAAACCATCTTTttggtttatttcaaaattatttttatcggCCAACAAAGTTTGTAGTTTGCAATCTTGGTTTAATATacatacaaatttttaaaaagaagtttGACCAATGATTTAAACATGTTATTATTCATATACAATTTGATGGCCGTATAATGTATATAactatgttgtatttttatgttaagatttgaaagaaagattataacaactttgatgttttttttgtcaacaacaacTTTGATGTTTTAATGTATGTTAGGGCGTAGatggtttattattatttagatCATGTACGTTATACAGGGGTGACTGTGTATTGTTTTAAGAGTTCGGAGCATATAAAATACTACATATAAGTTTGGGTGAGGTTTATGTgggtttcttgattttttttttttttttttgacgtcaaaaggccattctattacttaaacttgaggtggtctgggtagccaaaccggaatagaacaaccaataaaaaataacttcctatggaaggatcttgcaatcttagctaaaaaatctgaagTCTGATTGCGCGCCCGTGGAACATGAATGATGTTGAAGTCCGGGAAGCATATCTGTAacgtctctatcctctccaattctgtcgcaaagcttggccacgCCTGTGGGTCCTTAATCATTGCAATCAGTTCCTTGCTGTCTGTCCCGAAGCTCTGACATGTCGAATGTTgtagcatattctccatcgcccaccGTAGTGCTTCTACTTCCGTATGCAAGGCTGATTCAAGTCGAGTGAAATTCTTTGTTCCCATGAGTTGAGAGTTCCCAGCACTGTCCATCCATAACCAGCCGCATCCACTAAATTGAGCAGGAtgtgtccaagatccatctaacaaGCAGATGTTACCCAAGCTTATGGCTTGGGGTGCCTCATGAATATCATCTTGTACCACAGGTGGTATCACTGATCGTACCACATCATTAGCATCAAACCAGGCCCgacattcactctctgcatgTCGAACTAGCTCCAAGGGATCTCTATCTATACCTCTGAAGAGTTTGTCATTCCTaaccttccaaatataccataatatccagggataaggatctctGTCATTTTCCGGCTCGATGAAACTATTCTTTCTCCAGAACAGATAATCCATATTTGTGTAAACACTTGATACCGGAAATATATCTGGACTTGTTATTGGTTATGCATATACATATTGGTTGGTTAAATTAGGATTTCTTTGTGTTGGGCTTGGAAGTGCGTGGTTTGTGGGTCTAATGAGTATTATTTTTTCGTCCAAAATTTTTTGGTCTTGGTTTGTTACTTTACAAATACAACAAtcaatataagatatttttatttttagtttccatctaataatttaaattttgctaggcttaaaataatattagctttcattatttatattttgttaattttaccAGAAATCATATGATTCATCTTACCATTAAGATTTTCATGAATATGcaattgttttacattttaaaaagttGGTTCTACCTTTATTATGAATAAGCCGAATGAAATTTCTATAACACACAAATTATGAATTAATTTCTGTTCTTAAACGTTTGTTTCTTAAACTCACTGGTATTATCTTCTTCTGTTTgccatttaattatattaaagattTAATATAGATAGTTAATGTttacaaatatatttgaaataatttttattaagataaaatgtttatattttttcctaacatgagttttaaatttttatacaaacTAGAGGTATCACCGCACTACGCGCGGTTTGTTTATCTATAAAACTtgcatgtttatttttaatattaaacttagatggcaaaatttaattatataacttatttgttttgatataatatttaacaaattagaaggattattttgaaaaatataagttttttcttcaaaatattgttaatttatattttaatatatattttagatttaaacatAGTTAAAAATTCTATTAATCTTTTAGTAatcatgttaaattttattaaaagttcaaatactctatatttaataatgttttaatattttctatcatttatgtttcatatatttctttataagtaatctgatttaatttttaaactattatttgaAGAATATGTAAATGATCttcatttcatatatatatatatatatgtatatatattcataaatgtgtaaTCATTTTGAATACTTAAATCTGTAAAGTTTGataaccaataaaaattattcaataatctttaatttgaaactatagttttttaatattaaaatttgtttggtaTTTACTATTTCttaaatgataatttattaagaaaatgTGAAATCTGAAGATTTCAATGAGAATGATTCCATGTTTAGATACTACGTAAACGTACTTTGGATAGATTATGCGTATTTCAAATATGCAGATGTTATTAGTCATTGTTGTTgtgtaaaaaattatatatatatatatatatatatatatatatcattgcaatattgtttgtttttaagAGTAGAAACATACTTCCATTACTATTTTACActcttaaattaattattaattattaaacagtTTAAAATGGAGTTAAAATAACGGAAATCAGAATATAAATTTTCGAGATTTGAAAAACTTTCTCATATTGCATCGATTGGTGATGTTCTAACATAAATTGATCTTTAcagaaaattatttcataatgcATTGATTGGTGACTAAATTGAACTTTACACAAAATTATTTGGtataacattataaataaatgatGGAAAATTAATctaatggtatatatatatatacatatatatatatatatatatatatatgatagacTGGAAATAACAACTAAAAAAATTACAGCAAATTTCTCAAATTACTGTTTTAAGATTTAATAACTCACAAAGAGGAACATGACTATaacatgtttcattaaagaagtAAAAGACCATTCTAcctttattttatagatttaaatataataattatttaaataaaaatacaataataatttttatttttgaataatacaGTTTtgaattcgaatttttttattttttcagatttttcaatattttaactTGAAATCCCAAATTATTactgaaactaaaaaaatttatgttgaaattgtgtagtttgttttaaagaaaaatcatgTACATACCCCTCTAATTTAAACCATAAttctatattagttaaccatagAAGTATAAATGTctatttatcttttaatgtaATCTCTTTTTGTCATTTTGACCCTTGAATGCTATATTTGTAACAAACAAATTCTAGGTCATCCTAAAAAACTTCTCAGAAAAGTATTTGTAATGAGCTAATCAAAAGCCACAAagtttcattaattatttactttatttAGTATATACAAATCTTGTATGTTCTGACAAACGTTTTGAcataactttattttaatttattttgatatcaattttacaaaacatttagaGTAGACATCAAAGTAACTCttaagataatttttaattttatttttactgaattttaattttaatttataaatatgtttttttttaacaaattaaacACAATGTATTCATTTAGTTAGTTAAACGTTTTATGCTGTTTATCTTAAAATATCATATGAAGTACACTCTAAGAGAATGCTAAAATTGGCTTAAATCGTAGAGAATTTATTGCGGTAAACCCAACTGCtgacttatatattttaatttgttacaaatgtgttatgtatgttttttttattatttgttccTCTTTTCTATAACATTAACTTAATAAGTTATTTTTTCGTAAGTGTTCTTGCATGTAAAtgttaactagattttgacccgcgcaccCGCGCgggtgtatttttcaaaaatattttgctacttgttttttatgttaatattagtgcttgaaaaaaaacaaaatctgaagAACGAAACCGATCTTGATCTGAAAGTGTAataccaaacccgaaccaaaattgatagcaaaatattttgaaaaatatgttaatatttaatctgcgcgcctgcgcggatgtatattttgaaaaatatgttgatatttgtttttcatgtaattattagggtttggcaaaatgaatccgaggaacagAACCGATATCGATCcgaaaatatagtaccaaactcgaacataaattgattaaatattcaaattattcaaagttttgttatttagagatcCAAATCTGATCTGAACCGAAGTATTCGGAtacccgaatttatctaaaaatatatttatatacttatatatattaattattttagatttaacgtatataaaacatcaagaatgatacttttaaattggtttaaatacttgaaaatatatatagatagtcaaaagtaaatatctgaaatagttaaggtatactcaaatcaccacaaatacttaaaataattattgattttgtatccaaaaattttaaatcaagccaattgatatgttaagcttaagtattctgacatatgttatttaaatttataggaaatatattattttatttatagattttgataaatttaaaatatataatgatttaaaactttaaaaataatttaaatggatcCA encodes:
- the LOC125607289 gene encoding uncharacterized protein LOC125607289, with translation MDYLFWRKNSFIEPENDRDPYPWILWYIWKVRNDKLFRGIDRDPLELVRHAESECRAWFDANDVVRSVIPPVVQDDIHEAPQAISLGNICLLDGSWTHPAQFSGCGWLWMDSAGNSQLMGTKNFTRLESALHTEVEALRWAMENMLQHSTCQSFGTDSKELIAMIKDPQAWPSFATELERIETLQICFPDFNIIHLVGLANLVQKGLQKLIEMRVIRHLLLGYSYGILKL